The genomic segment GACCTcctattaaaaatgtttgtacTGGGTGACATGGTCCTTCACCATAAGTAGTTTGGGCATGTTAGTTTGTCTAGAAATAGCTCCAAAGATTAATAACAGTGATCaagttttcagtctccagagagtagttctgtgtaaggcagacacCAGCCATATTCTTTAAGTTATGAATTCAGCATTGATGAAGTCTAATCTCTGACATCAAAACATTTCAGAACCTTGTTTTCTCATCGTTGAGTGTTTGGGATAGAGCTGACATGTTCACAAATTTGACTAGCATGCCCTTAGTAACAGGAGCAACATGTTACTGTACAAgctaacagcaacaacaatagcGTTCAGTCAACACTCCCTTGCAGATGCCACTCACTGCATAGAGCTGATTAGCACTAGTTATAATCTGTAGCCTTAGAAAAAAGGAGGCAATGTGAGGGCACATGGGCTGCTTGGTCTGTTGGCGCATTTGTCACATTCTGTGGCACCAAGCCAGTTTCAGAGTCTTCTGCAGCTGGCAGAAAACAGATGTGGTGTGTTTgaagagagatgagagacaCACCTTCAGAAGAGACAGTGAAACCACAAAGATTCCAACAACCTGTCAGGATGAATGTGTGCCAAGTGCTATCTTTTTtagagatttatttttgggcatTTTCTATttgacatctatctatctatctgtctgtctgtctgtctgtctgtctgtctatttatctatctatctatctatctatctatctatctatctatctatctatctatctatctatcttttatcttttcCACATCATTCTTATTATGCTTTTAATTATTTGTCATTTACTTATCTGACTTTGACACAGCTTCCTTTTCTCTGTCATTAGTCTGTCTGTCATACTGATCATCGCTGACTATGATGTTAGGGTTGAAGTAACAGAAAATGACAGTAATCCCCCGTCCATCCGGTTTAAATTTTCTCTATCTTTAATGAGACATGCTCTGCATGCATGCAGTGACATGGAGCCTGTTAAAGAAATTGTAAGCACTGACAGAGCAGCAAAGATAAGCACGTAATTTACTACAGTGATGATTGAAGTGATACACTGCTTAAGGAATATGTTCATTTACATTATAACACTTCTTATAATGTGCTGACATTATATAATGACAGGATGGTATGAACTATTTGATctgcattttcaaaatgtttaaagcTTTTGAACAACCTTATGTGATTGTTTGAACCTTTGGATTCAATAACTGGTTGACCTTCCTTTGGCAGCAATAACCTCAACCAAACGTTTCCTGTAGTTGCAGATTCCCAATTGTATCAATACATTTTGCAGGAAAACTTAAGACCATCTGTCTGCCAACTGAAGCTCAACAGAGGATGGGTGATGCAACAGGACAACAACCCAAAGCATAAAAGTAAATCAACAAGAGAATGGCTTAAACGGAAGAAAATACGCCTTTTGAAGTGGCCCAGTCAGAGTCCTGACCTCACCTCGATTGAGATGCTGTGGCATGACCTCAAGAGAGCAATTCACACCAGACATCCCAAGAATATTGCTGAACTGAACCAGTTTTGTGAAGAGGAATGGTCCAAAATTCCTCCTGACCGTTGTGCAGGTCTGATCTGCAACTACAGGAAACATTTGGTTGAGGTTATTGCTGCCAAAGGAGGGTCAACCAGTTATTAAATCCAACGTTCACATACTTTTTCCACCTGCACTGTGAATGTTTACATTGtgtgttcaataaaaaaatgaaaacatataatTTTTTGTGCAGTATTAGTTTAAGCAGAATGTGTTTGTCTATTGTGACTTAGATGAAGACCAGAACACATTTTATGCCCAATTTATGCAAAAATCTAAGTAAGTCCAAagggttcacatactttttCTTGCAACTGTATGTATTAAATAATATCCTCACAGAGAATGGATGAGTGGTTTCTAACTTAGTTTGTGCATTTATATTTGATgtgtaatatgttttaaatgacaagaaaacaacaattCAAGGGTGCCGCACAGGGCAAGCTTTATTTaacacagcaaaaaacaaacaaaagagaaaaagaaatcaatatccaaaatagattttaaacaaatgtaaatgttacaaaaaaggcaaaaatagcTACCAAATAAATATTCACATCAACAATATTTTCATGTGACATCCTTCAAGATGTCTTACAATGATTATAAAACAAGAGGCGGTATGTACAATCATACAACTTTAATAGGACATGCTTAGGAGATTGACTGCACCATTGTACCACACACTGACTACAACACAAAGGCTGCATATTAACTGACATGGTCCGTGAGCCGCCCATCTATCCCATCTTCAGAAGGGCTAGCGTTAGCTCCCTAACcccgaaaaaaaaaacaatatcaagAAGTGTTTTTCTGAACAAGCCTGACAATAAATGTGTAACTGACGCTGTTATAATGGATGCAGGGATGTCTGCTTGTGAGCCAACCCTCTCTGTCCACACAAGAACCAGTCTCTTTTTCCTACGCTGAATTGTTGCTAGGCAATGCAGAGGAATTTAGTGTGTGACCACGAACTGGAAGCCTTTGTGCAAATCACCACTTTAAGTTCCTCCGACTTCCAGGGGCAGTCTAAATTAGCCATCTCAGGGAGATATTTCCAAAACAAAACTGGGACTCACATCATGCTATTAAATACCAAcgaaataaacaaaaacttaATACACAtcaatgcaaaaaacaaaaataatggaaaaatatCTTTCTTTGGACAGGGCCAGCCTGTGCATTTTGAATACTTGTTTTCCTTAGTCCCAtattatttccctttttttccaagTACTAGCCCTTTTTGCAATATGATTGTTTGACTTTTGAAGGTTTCCTAGTAGATTCCCAATGTTAAAAGTATACACTGCACTGTCAGTTCACACACGCAATTTATTATTCAAATGTACTGACTCAATGATTTTTATTAAGATAATATAAAATTGACAGCAAAGTTCACCTCAAAGAGTGTCATTCCCTCATTCCCAGCATTTTCTGATCTAAGTCACAGCTCAACATTATCATTGGTTATTTTATATACCGGTGGAGGAGGGGCAAACACATATCAGCAGCCTCATTGTACAGCAGTGATGGTTTCAGTCCATAACTTGGATGTCCATGGAGTGTTATAGCATGACAGTAATCACAAAGCTGTATCTTTATTGCCACACAGGTTACCTTGCATCACAAGCACTTAAATTATTATTGCTTTATGGTTAGAAGCACAGAGATcgatgctgcacacacacataaccatGAAGCAAAAGATTTAAGCTCAGGAAAAGGGTCAATTTTTTGCGCCGTAGTCATTGTAACCTACAGTAAGTGCTGCTTATTAGAGTGTGCGACACAAAATCTTGGAAGAGTAAAGTCAGGTTGGGAGTGCTACATTGGATTGTTGTAAATGAGAGAAATCCACAGGCATATTACAATAGTGAAAAAATCTCCATGACGTCTGGGAACATGATATGAAAGGCATTTTTCAAAACTGCATAATACCATTTGAGAATTGTTGAAAAACTGTCAACAATGCAATGCTACAAATCTTTTCCAAGTAATATTTGAAACTTCAAACCAAAGTTCCCCATTACCAGAGAGCCTGACTTAGGTAGGCATTATCCCATATCTTTAAATATGCCTCATAACATTATGACTGGCAACAATAACCAGCCACAGTCTCATAAATATTACTCAGCGGCTCTGCGTTTGTGTTTATGCTCCTGGTCACAACAAAAAAGCATCTTTATTAAAATGTGCCTGCCCCATCACCAAAATAGTAAGTTAAAATAGGCTGTGACAGCAGCCACACCAGAAGCTCAACTAAacttccttttatttatttgtttatttgagtgtgtgtgtgtcctcatttCCGCAGtcattttgcacacacacagccacctCTGCCTCCTCCACTTAGTCCACTGAAAGCCTGTGGAGCAGGCCTGTCCAGAGCTGCACAACCATGCATCAATCTATGCAAGTTGATACAGTCTAGACTGCTGTCTGCACAGCAGCCTGCACTCACAGCTCATATTCCTGCTCTCATCACCACTGAGATTATGAGAACATCTCTCTATGTAATAGCTCTTACTGCAGTTTGTCCCACTACTTCCTCTACATCGCTGTGCTCTCACAGGCCTAAATGGAGACACCAGCAACAAGCTATttcacacctcacacaccttaCTAAGAGGGATGTACAGGATTTTGCTAATTCCTGATGGTTTCATGCTAGATTTATGTTTGTACTTAGAAAAATATCCATTGAGTTGTCTGAGAGGCATTTACATCACAAGATTAAACGTTACACGTTGCACATTTCCAATTTGGACAAAATCAACATGTGCCTAAAGATAGTAAAATCAGACAGATGTAACACCATTGTAGTTGCATACTGTTTACAGGTGAAAAAATGATAGCTTGATGATCAAACTTTGACTGATATTGTTTGTTGGAAAGCAAGATAAACAGTCGTGGAAAAAGATGGATGTGCGCTAAAAGGTTCAGGAGAAAGTGGACAGCGAGGTGTCCACCTCTTCTGAGGGGTGTTTGGTTTCTGGGGGGGTGAGGGAAGGATTCAGCAGGAAGCCCTGATCAAACCATCGTgcccacccccccttccccgAGACCAAAGAGGCAGGGGCTTGGGGTCGCATGTGAGGACTGTAACCCAAGAGGTCTCCACTCACATGACCGAGCAGCTCTTGGTCTTCTCCTTCTTGAAGGTGGTGGAGAGCAAATCTGACTTGCTGGGCAGGTGGAGAAGTCTTTTAGAGAGGCGGCGAGTGGGGCTGGGCTTCGGGAGAGGCTGCAACTTGTTGATGCAGGCCATGGCTGCGGTGCGGAACACACTGTGGATGCTTTTCTCTGAGGTGAATGCTGAACACTCCAGGTAGGCCTCTGCACCCAGCTGCTTGGCCATTGCAGAACCCTGGAAAAAATTGATGAAGGATTACCGTTCATAACTAATAAAATATTCTTGTTTGTGTGAGCTGGTGTGTGGTCAAGGGAAAGAAACGCCCTTGCAGGttcataaaattaaataaagaatgagGGATACTATCATTGACTTCTGGGTAACAACAGGTGACTCCTTATGTTCTCATTCTCATTATGTTTGTTCTCGTTTTTAATTCTTCATTGACTATATTCCTGGAAAACCTACAACGTGTTGTCTCACCTGTTCATAGGTGATGGGAGTCTGTTTCTGATTGGACAGCTCCATCAGCGTGCAGACATCTGTGCGCAGATCGGTCTTACAGCCAATGAGCAGGATGCGTGTGCTCGGACAGAAATCCAGGATCTCAGTTTTCCactgtggacaaaacaagacagtgTTGTAGTATGCTTACACAACAGTGAGCTCAATTTGAAGAAATTGCTGGTATTAGGTGGGTTAGAAAAGAGAAGTATGACTATAAAGTTAAGTACTGAAGCCATTACCTTTTTCAAACTGCTGTCCACAGTGTCTGGACGGCTGATgtcaaaacacagcaaaactgCATCTGAGTCACTGTAGCACAGGGGCCTCACATTATCATAGTATGGAGAGCCTTGGAggacagaaacaagagagtcattaATGTGGAAGAAAACCCTATGCTGGCACCTCAGATTTATCCCATACATTTCCGATGCTTACAAACTTCCTCTCCTAGTTTCCTCTCCTATCATTTTCAGAGGAATTTtgcccctaaccctaaccctcaccacTAATATGAAATACTGTACATCCTACACATGTTCCTGTGTTAGCATATATAAAGCCACACCATGAAATTGTACTTTGTTAATAGAGAAATACTACAGGtttaacattcattttaaatcagtttgAAAGTAAATGACAATGTTACATGTGGGTTTGGTGAGACTGAAATTAAGTGTC from the Scomber japonicus isolate fScoJap1 chromosome 4, fScoJap1.pri, whole genome shotgun sequence genome contains:
- the rnd1b gene encoding rho family GTPase 1b, producing MKERRNTQPLVVRCKLVLVGDVQCGKTAMLQVLAKDCYPETYVPTVFENYTACLELEEQRVELSLWDTSGSPYYDNVRPLCYSDSDAVLLCFDISRPDTVDSSLKKWKTEILDFCPSTRILLIGCKTDLRTDVCTLMELSNQKQTPITYEQGSAMAKQLGAEAYLECSAFTSEKSIHSVFRTAAMACINKLQPLPKPSPTRRLSKRLLHLPSKSDLLSTTFKKEKTKSCSVM